The Rhinoderma darwinii isolate aRhiDar2 chromosome 8, aRhiDar2.hap1, whole genome shotgun sequence genome has a window encoding:
- the LOC142658804 gene encoding calcium/manganese antiporter SLC30A10-like, which yields MEGGTTDTRKKQREGEAKKVATMVSRALLFAVSFAVFLTQIVLSRLSDSLLTLADSAHTFSLVIALCPSLILTHLPSLPPHAKARLPTLFSLLSPLFLSSLCLSLTLGSLGHLVNPHHSHRPALVFVAGVLGLLFNVIYMAVTGAFQGLCLSGLQQYQPRWYLVLRLLCSLAPSSLLLASSLLLHLFSHPAVHYLDPALSLVSIAIMIASVYSDIVQNGCILLEAVPPSVKLQSLKLDLDSLCGHNGHHELHIWALAPDHGVASLHVNCSGMEEFKTILGQAKNLFKRHGIRELTIQPEFGSPGLCALACAPPCAHRSCCDSPHTINDDLVLANVCA from the exons ATGGAGGGGGGCACCACAGACACAAGAAAGAAGCAGCGAGAGGGAGAAGCCAAGAAAG TTGCTACAATGGTGTCACGCGCTTTGCTCTTTGCAGTCTCATTTGCAGTTTTTCTCACGCAGATCGTACTCAGCAGACTGTCAGACTCGCTACTCACCCTGGCTGATTCTGCTCACACTTTCTCTCTTGTCATTGCTCTTTGTCCCAGTCTCATCCTTACCCACTTACCCTCCTTACCCCCACATGCCAAGGCCCGGCTCCCCACTCTATTTTCGCTACTCTCCCCGCTCTTTCTTTCTTCCCTTTGTCTGTCTCTCACCCTAGGGTCGCTCGGACATCTAGTGAATCCGCACCATTCTCACCGTCCAGCTCTCGTCTTTGTGGCTGGAGTCCTCGGACTGCTGTTCAATGTCATTTATATGGCTGTTACTGGAGCTTTTCAAG GTCTGTGTCTATCAGGGCTTCAGCAATATCAACCCCGGTGGTATCTGGTCCTGCGCTTGCTCTGTTCCCTTGCTCCTTCATCACTCCTCCTGGCCAGTAGCTTGCTGCTTCACCTGTTCAGTCACCCAGCCGTGCACTATCTAGATCCTGCTCTCTCATTGGTTTCTATAGCAATCATGATCGCTTCTGTCTACTCGGACATTGTGCAAAATGGCTGTATTCTCCTCGAAGCGGTGCCTCCTTCTGTTAAATTACAGAGCCTAAAGCTGGATCTAGACTCGCTCTGCGGCCATAATGGACATCATGAGCTTCACATATGGGCCCTTGCCCCAGACCATGGTGTGGCATCGCTCCATgttaattgttcaggaatggaagAGTTCAAGACCATCTTAGGCCAGGCCAAAAATCTGTTCAAGCGCCATGGCATAAGAGAGTTGACCATACAACCTGAGTTTGGAAGCCCTGGCTTATGCGCTTTGGCTTGTGCCCCGCCTTGTGCCCACCGCTCTTGCTGCGACTCTCCACATACGATAAATGATGACTTAGTCTTGGCCAACGTGTGCGCCTAA